The genome window GCCAGTATGTGGAAGGCAAGGAAAAAGAGTGGGACGCCTACCGGACCCATGTGAGCAAGTGGGAGACCGACCGGTATCTGGTAATGTATTAATCAAATTCATAATTCATAATTCACAATTCATAATCATATAGACTGATATCATTCTGGTGCAGTCCTGATTGCTGCAACAGTAGTCAGAGGTATATATAATTCTGAATTCGTAATTCTGAATTGAAAGCGGGGGTGGAACTGTGGCCAGGATCGTTGTTGTCAGCCAATCGGAAGACAGCCGTTCAAAACTTGTCAAGCTTCTGGCCTCCTCCGGATTACAGGTGTTCCGAAGCTGCTCGTCGGGCAGTGAACTGCGGCGGGCGCTGAGCGAAAGTGAAGATTGTGTTGTGGTAATGGTCGGCTACACTCCGGACTGCAAACCGGATGAGCTGATGTGGGACTATAAGGACAGCATCCAGATCCTGCTGATCGCCAAACAGCCCGTGCTGGATAACATTGAATCGCCGGAGATATTCCGGCTGGCGATGCCGGCATCCGGACAGGCAGTACTCGGAGCGGTGGAAATGCTGTCGCAGCTGCACCGGATGAGGCTGCCCCGAAGAACCGGGGAAAGCAAGGACATTGTGGACCGGGCCAAGGCTGTGCTGATGAAACAGAAAGGCCTTTCGGAACCGGAAGCACATCGGGCGATGCAGCAGTATGCCATGAACCACGGCATGAAAATGGCAGAATTCGCCGCACAGATCCTGAAGAAGGCGGAGGAATAACTATGAAGGACCGACAGTATCCTCTTTATCATAAAGAGCTTGAACATGACAGCTGCGGCGTAGGCGCCGTGGTGGACCTGAACGCGAAAGCAACCCACCGGACTGTGGACCAGGCGCTGTGCATTGTTGAGCGGCTGGCGCACCGTGCCGGCAGCGACGCGGAAGGAACCACCGGTGACGGCGTGGGCATTATGACCCAGCTGCCTCACACGCTTTTTGCGGCGTGGGCCAGGGAGGAAGGAATCGCCCTGGGAAACCCCGGAGATTACGGTGTAGGTATGTTCTTTCTGCCGGAGGATGAGGTCGGAGCCCAAAATACAGCAGGAATCTTTGAACAGCTGGCGGAATCCGAAGGGATTACGGTACTCGGGTGGCGGGAGGTACCCTGCCACCCGGCCCAGCTGGGCGCGGGTGCACGGCGGACAATGCCGTGTATACGACAGTGCTTTTTGAAAAGGCCGAAGGAGACCGGTGCCGGTCAGGACTTTGACCGGCGTCTTTATATTTTACGGCGTGTTTTTGAACACCAGGACACGGACGCGTATGTATGCTCCCTGTCCAGCCGCACGATCGTCTACAAGGGCATGATGCTGGTGAACCAGCTACGCTCCTTCTATGACGATCTGCAGGATGTGCGCTATGCCAGCAGCATGGCCATGGTGCACTCCCGTTTCTCTACCAATACTTTCCCTTCCTGGAGCAAGGCGCATCCCCAGCGGATGCTGCTGCATAACGGGGAAATCAATACCATCCGCGGCAACCATGACCGAATGAAGGCCCGGGAAGAGACCATGCGTTCCGACGTTATGGGCGCAGAGATGAAACGTGTATTGCCCGTGGTTGATCCGGACGGAAGCGACAGCCAGATGCTGGATAATACGCTGGAATTCCTGGCGATGAACGGCTTCCCGCTGCCGCTGGCAGGTATGATCCTGCTGCCGGAACCCTGGCAGGGCGAAGCACGGAGGGCCGCCAGTGGCGGAAATTCCGTCCGGGCTGAGGTTGCGGACAGGGTACAGCAAACGGGCAAGCCCTGGACGGATCTGTACCGCTACTATGCCACCATGATGGAGCCCTGGGACGGCCCCGCCGCGATCCTGTATTCCGACGGTGATACGGTTTGTGCCTCCCTGGACCGGAACGGACTGCGGCCGCTGCGCTGCGCGCTGACGGACGACAGGCGACTGATCCTGACCTCCGAGGCTGGTGTGCTGTTTGAAGAGAACGCGCACATCCTGCGGCGGTGGAAGCTGAAGGCCGGAGACGTGCTGGAGGCTGACCTGAAGACCGGCAGGCTGACAGAAAGCGAAGCCCTGAAGACCCGGTTCGCCCAGGAACATCCCTATACGGAATGGATGACTAAACTGGTGCGACTGGAGGATCTTCCGGCAGCCGAAATCAAAGAGGATATCCTGCCTGAAACGGAGCGGGAAAAGCTCTGCAAGGCGTTTAACTACACCTGGGAAGATGTGCAGGACATCGTGCTGCCGATGGCGGCGAAGGGAACAGAACCCATCGTTTCCATGGGCGCGGACGTGCCTGTGGCAGCCCTGTCAAAGACCCATCCTTCCCTGTATGACTACTTCCGCCAGCGTTTCGCGCAGGTGACCAACCCGCCGATCGACGCACTGCGGGAAGAAGTGAAAACCGACTGCTCCATCTATGTCGGCGATGACGGCAACCTGCTATCCAGGGAAGCCGCGAACAGCGCTGTACTGGAGCTGCCCTCCCCGGTGCTGACCGAAGAGGAACTGCAGCGGATCCGGAAGATGGACCATCCGGACTTCTCTGTCCGTACAGTATCCCTGCTCTATGACAAAAACGGAAGCCTTCGGGACGCGCTGGAACATTTCTTTGACGTCTGCGACCAGGCCTGCCGTGACCATATCAATATCCTGATCCTGTCTGACCGGGGTATCAGCCCGGATACCATGGCGATCCCGTCGCTGCTGGCGGTATCGGCGCTGGAACAGCACCTGATCGGAAAGAAAAAGCGCACCGCTGTTTCTGTGATCCTCGAAAGCGGTGAACCCCGTGACGTCCACCAGCTGGCTATGCTGATCGGTTTTGGTGCCCGGGCGGTGAACCCGTACCTGGCACACGACTGCATCCGTGCCCTGTGCGCGGACGGGCAGATCAGCAAGACACAGGAGGAAGCGATCCGGGACTACAACAAGGCACTGACTGCCGGCGTGCTGAAGATCGCCTCCAAGATGGGCGTCTCCGTGCTGCAGGCCTACCAGAGCGCACAGCTGTTTGAGGCGGTGGGCCTGGACCAGGGCTTTGTGAAGACCTACTTTACGAATACACCGTGCTCCCTGGGCGGCACCGACCTGAACCGTGTGGAGGCGGACAGCCGTTTCCATCACGAGGCGGCGTTTGCCGAGACGGGGACGCAGGGCCTGACCAGTGTGGGCAGGCATAAATACCGGAGGGGCGAAGGTGCCGAAGAGCATCTCTATGCTCCTGAAACCATTCACCTGCTGCAGCAGGCAGTATGGACGGATGACCGGGCGGCCTTTGACAAATACGCCGCACGGATTGAAAACGAAGGACCGCGGACAATCCGTTCCATGCTTTCCTTCAATTATGACGCCTGCCGGGCCATTCCGCTGGAAGAAGTGGAAAGCGCGGCAGAGATCGTGAAGCGTTTCCGGACCGGCGCCATGAGCTACGGTTCCATTTCCCAGGAAGCCCATGAATGCATGGCCAAGGCCATGAACCACCTGGGCGGCCGTTCCAACAGCGGTGAAGGCGGCGAGCTGGCTGAACGCTTCGGTACGGACCTGAACTCCGCTATCAAGCAGGTGGCTTCCGGCCGCTTCGGCGTGACGCGGGAATACCTGCTTTCCGCCAAGGAAATCCAGATCAAGATGGCCCAGGGCGCCAAGCCCGGCGAGGGCGGACACCTGCCCGGCGCGAAGGTGACGGACAGCGTGGCAAAGACCCGCTGCTCCACACCCGGTATCTCCCTGATTTCCCCGCCGCCGCATCATGATATCTATTCGATTGAGGATCTGGCGGAATTGATCTATGACCTCCAGTGCGCTAACGAAGACGCAAAGATCACCGTGAAACTGGTGTCTTCCGCGGGCGTGGGTACCATCGCCAGCGGTGTGGCCAAGGCTGGCGCGGGCGGTATCCTGATCTCCGGCGGAGAAGGCGGTACCGGTGCAGCCCCCATGAGCAGCGTGCATCACGCAGGTTTGCCCTGGGAGATCGGCCTGGCTGAAGCACACCAGGTGCTCTGCCGCAACCGGCTGCGCCAGACGGTTACCCTGGAAACAGACGG of Aristaeella lactis contains these proteins:
- the gltB gene encoding glutamate synthase large subunit, producing the protein MKDRQYPLYHKELEHDSCGVGAVVDLNAKATHRTVDQALCIVERLAHRAGSDAEGTTGDGVGIMTQLPHTLFAAWAREEGIALGNPGDYGVGMFFLPEDEVGAQNTAGIFEQLAESEGITVLGWREVPCHPAQLGAGARRTMPCIRQCFLKRPKETGAGQDFDRRLYILRRVFEHQDTDAYVCSLSSRTIVYKGMMLVNQLRSFYDDLQDVRYASSMAMVHSRFSTNTFPSWSKAHPQRMLLHNGEINTIRGNHDRMKAREETMRSDVMGAEMKRVLPVVDPDGSDSQMLDNTLEFLAMNGFPLPLAGMILLPEPWQGEARRAASGGNSVRAEVADRVQQTGKPWTDLYRYYATMMEPWDGPAAILYSDGDTVCASLDRNGLRPLRCALTDDRRLILTSEAGVLFEENAHILRRWKLKAGDVLEADLKTGRLTESEALKTRFAQEHPYTEWMTKLVRLEDLPAAEIKEDILPETEREKLCKAFNYTWEDVQDIVLPMAAKGTEPIVSMGADVPVAALSKTHPSLYDYFRQRFAQVTNPPIDALREEVKTDCSIYVGDDGNLLSREAANSAVLELPSPVLTEEELQRIRKMDHPDFSVRTVSLLYDKNGSLRDALEHFFDVCDQACRDHINILILSDRGISPDTMAIPSLLAVSALEQHLIGKKKRTAVSVILESGEPRDVHQLAMLIGFGARAVNPYLAHDCIRALCADGQISKTQEEAIRDYNKALTAGVLKIASKMGVSVLQAYQSAQLFEAVGLDQGFVKTYFTNTPCSLGGTDLNRVEADSRFHHEAAFAETGTQGLTSVGRHKYRRGEGAEEHLYAPETIHLLQQAVWTDDRAAFDKYAARIENEGPRTIRSMLSFNYDACRAIPLEEVESAAEIVKRFRTGAMSYGSISQEAHECMAKAMNHLGGRSNSGEGGELAERFGTDLNSAIKQVASGRFGVTREYLLSAKEIQIKMAQGAKPGEGGHLPGAKVTDSVAKTRCSTPGISLISPPPHHDIYSIEDLAELIYDLQCANEDAKITVKLVSSAGVGTIASGVAKAGAGGILISGGEGGTGAAPMSSVHHAGLPWEIGLAEAHQVLCRNRLRQTVTLETDGKLMTGHDVMVALLLGAEQFGFATAPLVTMGCRMMRVCQLGTCPFGIATQNPELRKRFKGKPEYVERFMLFIAEQMREIMAKLGARTVNELVGRSDLLVMKENAAMDLTDLTGFARNTHFQPSAKFDFHLAERADVRLYQDHVHLMTTDRAFGTMLKGDRHIQAQGCGGQSFGAFLPHGQEITLYGVANDYLGKGLSGGTLAVCPPADSIWKKEDTLIGNVALYGATSGYAFVAGMAGERFAVRNSGAWAVVEGVGDHGCEYMTGGRVAVLGPVGDNFAAGMSGGVAWVLDEDGHLESRLNKGHVKLYEVSAQQADELNRLLEMHVKATGSQKAREILEHFSEWVPKFKAVISDEYLAWLSRG
- a CDS encoding ANTAR domain-containing response regulator, which produces MARIVVVSQSEDSRSKLVKLLASSGLQVFRSCSSGSELRRALSESEDCVVVMVGYTPDCKPDELMWDYKDSIQILLIAKQPVLDNIESPEIFRLAMPASGQAVLGAVEMLSQLHRMRLPRRTGESKDIVDRAKAVLMKQKGLSEPEAHRAMQQYAMNHGMKMAEFAAQILKKAEE